TCGGAAGCGATTGCCGCCGGCGAGTTCGGCCTGCTCGAACAGACCGTCGAGAAGTTCCAGCGCGCCTCGCAGACCCTGAAGTACGCGCAAGTCCCGACCGTCGCTGCGGTGCAGGGCATGGCGCTGGGCGGCGGTTGCGAATTCGTGATGCACGCCGGCAAGCGGGTGATGGCGCTGGAAAGCTACGTCGGCCTGGTCGAAGCCGGGGTTGGTCTGATCCCGGCCGGCGGCGGTTGCAAGGAATTCGCCGTGCGCGCTGCCGATTGGGCCGCTCAGTCGGCGACGCCGGGCGAAGTGTTCAACTTCCTGCAGCCGGTATTCCAGACCATCGCCATGGCCAAGGTCGCCAAGAGCGCGCAGGAAGTGATCGACTACGGCTTTGCCAAGCCTTCCGACACCATTCTGTTCAACGCCAACGAGCTGCTTTGGGTCGCGATCCGGGAAGCCCGCGCCATGGCCGACGCCGGCTACGCCCCGCCGCCGATGGCGCGCGCCATCCCGGTCGCCGGCAAGAACGGCATCGCCACCTTCGAGATGATGCTGGTCAATATGAAGGAAGGCGGGATGATCTCCGCGCACGACTACAAGGTCGCCAAGTCGGCCGCCACCGCGCTGTGCGGCGGCGAGATCGAAACCGGCAGCCGGGTCGATGAGGAATGGCTGCTCACCGTCGAGCGCCGGCTGTTCGTCGAACTGCTCAAGGACCCGATGACCCAGGCCCGGATCAAGCACATGCTGGAAACCGGCAAGCCATTGCGCAACTGATCGTTGCCCGGGATCGAGCTGCCAGTGACCGATTGGTTTTGCTGGCAGCTCCAACGCCTGACAGCTAACAGCTAATAGCGAATACAGCTAAGGAAATAGAGATGAGTAAACAAGTTCAAGATGCCTACATCGTTGCCGCGACCCGTTTGCCGGTCGCCAAGCGCAACGGGATGTTCCGCAATGTCCGCCCGGACGACATGCTGGCGGCGGTGATCAAGTCCGTCGTCGCCCAGGTGCCGGGCGTTGATCCGGCGCTGATCGGCGACGTGATCGTCGGCTGCGCGATGCCGGAAGCCGAGCAGGGGATGAACGTCGCCCGCATCGGCGCGCTGCTCGCCGGCCTGCCGATCACCGTGCCCGGCCTGACCATCAACCGCTTCTGCTCCTCCGGGGTGCAGGCCGTGGCCGACGCCGCCAACCAGATCCGCCTCGGCCTGGCCGACGTGATGCTCGCCGCCGGCACCGAGTCGATGACGGTGATGCCGCAGATCATGGGCAACAAGACCTCGATGAACCCGGCGATCTTCGCACATGAGGAAAACCTGGGTATCGCCTACGGCATGGGCCTGACCGCCGAGAAAGTGGCGCAGCAGTGGAAGATTTCCCGCGAGGCGCAGGATGCTTTCGCGCTCGCCTCGAACCAGAAGGCCTGCGCCGCGATTGCCGCCGGCCACTTCAACGCCGAAACCACGCCTTACCTGATCAACGAAAGCCTGCCCGACCTGCGCAGCGGCGAGATCAAGACCCGCTCGCGCACGGTCGAATTCGACGAAGGCCCGCGCGCCGACGCCTCGCTGGAAAAGCTGGGCAGGTTGAAGCCGGTGTTCCACGCCCGGGGCTCGGTCACCGCCGGCAACTCGTCGCAGATGTCGGACGGCGCCGGGGCGGTGATGCTGGTCTCCGAGAAGATTCTGCGCGAACACAACCTGACCCCGCTCGCCCGCTTTGCCGGCTTTGCCGTCGGTGGCGTCGCCCCCGAGATCATGGGCATCGGCCCGGTCGCGGCGATTCCCAAGGTGCTGGCGCAGGCCGGGATCAAGCAGGACGACCTCGACTGGATCGAACTCAACGAAGCCTTTGCCGCGCAGTCGCTGGCGGTGATCCAGGAACTCGGCCTCAACCCGGAGAAGATCAACCCGCTTGGCGGCGCGATTGCCCTCGGCCACCCGCTCGGCGCCACCGGCGCGATCCGTACCGCGACCGTCGTGCATGGCCTGCAGCGCACCGGCGGCAAGTACGGCATGGTGACCATGTGCATCGGCACCGGCATGGGCGCTGCCGGGATTTTCGAGCGCGTATGATGCCGCTCCCCCGTCCGCGCCAAGCGGCCGGGGGAAAACGCCGATTTCCACGGTCGACCGTAAAAAAACAGCTTTTCCCTCACCCCTTTGATCCTCGATCCTGAAGCATGAAACCTGCCTGGCTGGCCAAACTCTCCCCGTCGTGGCGCGCGCGCATGGTGCGCCTCGGCTTCAACCTGCACCCGGCGTTTCGCGGGAGCGGCGGGCGGGTGGTGCACGTCGGGCGCGACCTGCGCCACATCCGCATCGCGCTGCCGCTGTCGTGGAAGACGCGCAACATCGTCGGCTCGCTCTACGGCGGCTCGCTGTTCGCGATCACCGATGGGGCGCATCCGATGATGCTGATGGCGGCGCTGGGCGACGGTTACATCGTCTGGGACAAGGCGGCGAGCATTCGCTACAAGAAGCCGGGTTACACCACGCTCTATGCCGATTTTGTGCTGACGGCCGAGGAACTGGCCGAGATTCGGCGGCGTCTGGCCGAACATCCGGAACTGGAGCAGACCTTCCAGATCGAATTAAAAGATGCGCAAGGCGTGGTGCACACCGTGGTTGAGCGCACCGTGTATATCGCCGAAAAGAATTTTTACCGCAATAAATCCATTGGAGGAGACTTATGAGCGCAAACCATCGTCTGGCCGGCCTGGTCCTGGCTGCCGGGCTGTTCGCCGCCACCAGCGCTTATGCTGCCGAGGTCGCCGGCGTCAAGCTCGACGACAGCCAGCGGGTCGCTGGCAGCGAACTGTTGCTCAACGGCGCCGGCCTGCGCAGCAAGCTGTTCATCAAGCTGTATGTTGCGGCGCTCTATCTGCCGCAGAAGGCGACCGGCGCGGCCGCCGTGCTCGATGCGCCGGGGCCGCGCCGGATGCAACTGCGGCTGCTGCGTGAAATCGGCGCCGATACCCTGCATGGTGCGCTCGAAGAAGGCCTGGCCAACAACAATACGGCGGTCGAACTCGATGCGATCAAAACCCAGAGCGAACAGTTCGGTGCATTGATGAAAGGTTTGGGCAAGGTCCGTGAAGGCGATAGCGTGACGCTCGATTTCACCGCCGATGGCGTTGCCGTCAGCCTGAATGGCGAAGTCCGTGGCAAAGTGGCCGGTGTGGCTTTCGGCAAGGCATTGCTGAAGGTCTGGCTGGGCGAGAAACCGGCCGATGCGGCCCTGAAAAAAGCCCTGCTCGGCAACTGACCGGCAGGCGGAGGAGACAAACATGGAAAAAATCTGGTTGCAAAGCTACCCGGCGGAAATTCCGGCCGAAATCGACATCGACCACATCCCGTCGCTGGTCGCGCTATTCGAAGATGCCTGCAAGAAGTTCGCCGACAAGGTCGCCTACATCAGCATGGGCAAGGAAATGACCTATCGCCAGCTTGACGACGAGGCGCGCGCTTTTGCCGGCTGGCTGCAGTCGCTGGGGCTGAAGAAGGGTGATCGTGTCGCCTTGATGATGCCCAACCTGCTGCAATATCCGGTGGCGCTGTTCGGCACGCTGCGCGCCGGCTGCGTGGTGGTCAATTGCAACCCGCTGTACACCCCGCGTGAACTG
This genomic window from Dechloromonas sp. ZY10 contains:
- a CDS encoding acetyl-CoA C-acyltransferase, with amino-acid sequence MSKQVQDAYIVAATRLPVAKRNGMFRNVRPDDMLAAVIKSVVAQVPGVDPALIGDVIVGCAMPEAEQGMNVARIGALLAGLPITVPGLTINRFCSSGVQAVADAANQIRLGLADVMLAAGTESMTVMPQIMGNKTSMNPAIFAHEENLGIAYGMGLTAEKVAQQWKISREAQDAFALASNQKACAAIAAGHFNAETTPYLINESLPDLRSGEIKTRSRTVEFDEGPRADASLEKLGRLKPVFHARGSVTAGNSSQMSDGAGAVMLVSEKILREHNLTPLARFAGFAVGGVAPEIMGIGPVAAIPKVLAQAGIKQDDLDWIELNEAFAAQSLAVIQELGLNPEKINPLGGAIALGHPLGATGAIRTATVVHGLQRTGGKYGMVTMCIGTGMGAAGIFERV
- a CDS encoding DUF4442 domain-containing protein; translation: MKPAWLAKLSPSWRARMVRLGFNLHPAFRGSGGRVVHVGRDLRHIRIALPLSWKTRNIVGSLYGGSLFAITDGAHPMMLMAALGDGYIVWDKAASIRYKKPGYTTLYADFVLTAEELAEIRRRLAEHPELEQTFQIELKDAQGVVHTVVERTVYIAEKNFYRNKSIGGDL
- a CDS encoding chalcone isomerase family protein, whose protein sequence is MSANHRLAGLVLAAGLFAATSAYAAEVAGVKLDDSQRVAGSELLLNGAGLRSKLFIKLYVAALYLPQKATGAAAVLDAPGPRRMQLRLLREIGADTLHGALEEGLANNNTAVELDAIKTQSEQFGALMKGLGKVREGDSVTLDFTADGVAVSLNGEVRGKVAGVAFGKALLKVWLGEKPADAALKKALLGN